The following DNA comes from Ferrimicrobium sp..
CGATGCGACCATGACGACTATTGGTGCAGAGCGCGTAACAAATCCACTTGCAACAGCTCGTAGCTCCCGTCAGTTCGTTACCCGTTCGCTCACCGCGGGGACATACCCGACCTATTATGCGAGGATGCGGAACCTGAACCAAATCGGTGCTCCACTGCTCGGGCTGTCCCTTATCCATCCGCCCGAACTCGATCTCGCATCACTGGACCACTGGCTGGCTCAAGGCGCGTTGTTGCTTGACATTCGAACCGCCCAGGACTTCAGATCCTCGCATATTCCTGGGAGTATCGCTACCGGTGCCGATGGGAATATTTCGGGGTGGGTCGGTTGGTTGGTCGGTCCAGAGAAGCCACTCGTTCTCGTAGCCGATGCGGGCAGCCGGGGCGCCGGGGAGATTCAGGAGGCGGTGAGCCAACTTGTGCGCATTGGATACGACCGGATTGTGGGATATCTTGGTGGTGGGCTTGACGCCTGGCAGACGGCAGGGCGCAAGATTGTGGGTTATGATACACTCAGCGCAGCAATGCTGGCGGAACGCCTTGATGCAGACGAACTCTTGCCCGTTGTAGACGTGCGTGAGGCGGCTGAATGGCATGCTGGTCACATCCCCGGGAGTGTGAGTCTTCCGCTCCACGATATTCTGACTCAGGAATCTGGACTCGTCAAAGGCATTCAGGTAGCGGTTCATTGTGGCCATGATTACCGCGCAACACTAGGTGCAAGTCTTTTGGAACAAGTCGGCTATTCTCAGCTGAGCGTAGTGATCGACGGCTGGGAGGGGTGGTCTGCCCTCGAGGAGGTGCCGCGGTGACCCAGACGGGCCAACCAAGGGACGATTCTCCAGCAGGAGAGGGACGGGTGCATCATAAGCTCGGGCTCCGTGAGAACTGGTGGCAGTTCTCACTCTTTACGATCATCACCCTGTTGATTGGGATGACGATTGGGGTGGAGCGAGTCGCCCTGCCTCCGTTGGCCCAGCATGCTTTTGGAGTTACCTCGGTGCTCTATATCGTCAGCTTCATCGCTGCCTTTGGGCTCGTCAAGTCGGTGATGAATCTTGTAGCGGGTCGGCTTTCGGATCGTCGAGGACGCAAGGGTATATTGCTCGCTGGCTGGGCTTTTGCGATTCCCTATGCGCTCATCATCATCTTTGCAACGGCATGGTGGCAGGTGATTATCGCAAATCTTTTCCTAGGGGTGAACCAGGCACTAACCTGGACGATGTCGGTGACCGCCAAAATTGATCTCGTCGGCCCGGTGAATCGAGGACTCGCCGTGGGTATCGATGAATCGGCCGGCTATGTGGGGGTGGGGGTTGGTGGTTTCTTAGCTGGTCTCCTCGTAACCAGCTATGGGTTGCGTCCCACTCCGTATCTACTTGTTTTGGGCGTGGTGGTCATTGGGGTTCTGGTCACTCTTGGACCAGCAAAGGAGACGCTGCCTTTTGCCCACTCGGAGTCGATGGGTTCTGGTCCAGATGCAAAAGTTCATCCAGCACAGCCAGCACCAAAGTTGACGCGCCTTGGTGTGTACATGAGTTGGCATGATCGTTCTATGCTGGCAGTCTGTCAGGCGGGCTTTATCAACAAGTTTGCTGATAGTCTCGTGGCAGCCTTTTTCCCACTTTTTCTGTTGCGCCGAGGTGTCTCCGTGGCCGAGGTGGGACTGCTTGTGGGGATCTACGCCTGGGTATGGGGGTTTGGACAAGTCGCAAGCGGTGCCTTGGCTGATAGAATCGGTCGCAAGTTCCCTATCACTGTAGGCACCTTTTTGATCTCCGGTGGGCTCGCCGTCTTTGTCGGCGCCAGCAGCCATGCCCTTTGGTATCTCGCCGTCATACTGATGGGTGCTGGGATGGCGCTGGTGTATCCAAATCTCATTACTACGGTGGGAGATACGGCAGATCCAAAATGGCGCGGAGGTGCCCTTGGGGTGTATCGCCTTTGGCGTGACGGGGGATACGCAGTTGGACCACTTGTTTTAGGTGGGGTAGCTGTATTCGCGGGAGTATCTGTTGCGATCTGGGTTGGAACTGTGCTGGTAGGGCTCTCGGGGTTGATCCTGTTGCTGTTATTCAAGGAGACCGACCCAAAACGACGTAAGCATGAACCTGCGTGGAGAACGCATCCAGAGTGGGTCGCGCCAAGAGCATAGGAGCGTTCGATGATGCGGATGACCATTAGACAGCGCCTTTGGTATCACGGATCCACAATTGTGGACCTATACCAATGCATTCGACGGCGTTCTTGGCTCGGGTTTATCATAGTCTGTCTAGCATGTTCTTGCGCCCTTAGTTCTTGTGGAATAGCAA
Coding sequences within:
- a CDS encoding MBL fold metallo-hydrolase encodes the protein MDVSIVPVRSAELGNTSYLLVSDREKVAVVIDPVRDIGQYLDIVASAELELTWSLETHVHNDFVSGSREFASTVGSKIGASSDAGLRYHYEHLSDGDEIGLGSWRLRVLATPGHTPEHVAYLLLNAMGQPEALFSGGALMVGTAARTDLFGPALSWRFAHDLERSLKEKILQLPDEVVVYPTHGGGSFCAVGAGDATMTTIGAERVTNPLATARSSRQFVTRSLTAGTYPTYYARMRNLNQIGAPLLGLSLIHPPELDLASLDHWLAQGALLLDIRTAQDFRSSHIPGSIATGADGNISGWVGWLVGPEKPLVLVADAGSRGAGEIQEAVSQLVRIGYDRIVGYLGGGLDAWQTAGRKIVGYDTLSAAMLAERLDADELLPVVDVREAAEWHAGHIPGSVSLPLHDILTQESGLVKGIQVAVHCGHDYRATLGASLLEQVGYSQLSVVIDGWEGWSALEEVPR
- a CDS encoding MFS transporter, producing MTQTGQPRDDSPAGEGRVHHKLGLRENWWQFSLFTIITLLIGMTIGVERVALPPLAQHAFGVTSVLYIVSFIAAFGLVKSVMNLVAGRLSDRRGRKGILLAGWAFAIPYALIIIFATAWWQVIIANLFLGVNQALTWTMSVTAKIDLVGPVNRGLAVGIDESAGYVGVGVGGFLAGLLVTSYGLRPTPYLLVLGVVVIGVLVTLGPAKETLPFAHSESMGSGPDAKVHPAQPAPKLTRLGVYMSWHDRSMLAVCQAGFINKFADSLVAAFFPLFLLRRGVSVAEVGLLVGIYAWVWGFGQVASGALADRIGRKFPITVGTFLISGGLAVFVGASSHALWYLAVILMGAGMALVYPNLITTVGDTADPKWRGGALGVYRLWRDGGYAVGPLVLGGVAVFAGVSVAIWVGTVLVGLSGLILLLLFKETDPKRRKHEPAWRTHPEWVAPRA